The stretch of DNA CCAAACAGATCAGGCGAAGAAGGAGCGCCGGTGAACCGTTGCACCATGGCCCGGAAGTTGGTGGTGTCCGTGTTCAGAAGAGTCGTCGGAGTTCGCCTCGAGGCCCGGTAACGCCGCCTGATGGGCTTCGACACTCGGCCCTCTGGGCTCAACTGGGCCGGCGCCACGGTGGTTGTGACGGCTGTTGCCTCGGAAACGGACGACGGGAGCAGCTCTTGACCGCCGGAGAATTGGGCTTGTTGATAGAAATGGAGCCATTGATCGTTAGGAATAGGACCGGACATGGTAACATGAGTTATCGAAGGAGGGAAACACAATTTGGTTTTTGGTTTTTGGTTTggttggtttggtttggtttggtgaGGAAGGAAGAAAAGTT from Vigna unguiculata cultivar IT97K-499-35 chromosome 8, ASM411807v1, whole genome shotgun sequence encodes:
- the LOC114194403 gene encoding uncharacterized protein LOC114194403, whose amino-acid sequence is MSGPIPNDQWLHFYQQAQFSGGQELLPSSVSEATAVTTTVAPAQLSPEGRVSKPIRRRYRASRRTPTTLLNTDTTNFRAMVQRFTGAPSSPDLFGPTRPLPVNPNGLMLAPSHSLQQQQQQQLYQHYPTAYAEGGENGLFQRLSNATASTAANDGGGVLMEHARRFLPNRNEG